Proteins encoded by one window of Deltaproteobacteria bacterium:
- a CDS encoding DUF47 family protein gives MLEFLFKKQQHVERLIYQYLETLKQAQENFLKAVNVYFSKGFSEDFEFLINQTHKVESKADDIRNEIETMMYEKALIPESRGDILGLLEAIDQIPSLFELILYMIQTQRLATPDFLVLDIRELLRVSLECCDLLVKEVDALFKKSGDIRSLVLAIDNNESHCDHIERRIITKIFDSHIDPFQKIQLKEMIIQMGEISDQADRVSRRVHIISIKRQV, from the coding sequence ATGTTGGAGTTTCTTTTTAAGAAGCAACAGCACGTTGAACGACTCATCTACCAGTACCTGGAGACTTTGAAGCAGGCTCAGGAGAATTTCCTCAAGGCGGTCAACGTGTACTTCAGCAAGGGTTTTTCCGAGGACTTTGAGTTTCTCATCAACCAGACCCACAAAGTCGAGTCAAAGGCCGACGACATCAGAAACGAGATCGAAACCATGATGTACGAGAAGGCGCTGATTCCGGAGTCGCGGGGGGACATTCTCGGCCTGCTCGAAGCTATCGACCAGATTCCCAGCCTCTTCGAACTCATTCTTTACATGATCCAAACCCAGAGGCTCGCCACCCCTGATTTCCTGGTTCTGGACATCCGGGAACTGCTCCGTGTCTCCCTAGAGTGTTGCGATCTGCTGGTCAAGGAGGTGGATGCCCTTTTCAAGAAGTCGGGAGACATACGGTCCCTGGTCCTTGCCATAGACAACAACGAGAGCCACTGCGACCACATCGAACGAAGGATCATCACCAAGATTTTTGACTCTCATATCGACCCGTTTCAAAAGATTCAACTAAAGGAGATGATAATTCAAATGGGGGAGATCTCAGATCAGGCTGACCGTGTTTCACGCCGCGTCCATATCATCAGTATCAAGAGGCAGGTGTGA
- a CDS encoding LysR family transcriptional regulator: MNLHQLEIFYAVSKNGSFTQAGNELLLTQPAVSIQIHRLEEEYRTRLFDRVGKKVILTEAGKVLFDYAARILELSKQAESALQDLQEIKTGSLNIGAGLTLGAYYVPEIINRFSKKYPHISIRMHLGNSFRITENILSFKEDLGFVARVHHQDRLAVLPFFREELVLITSGNHPLVGKKELSVRDIKGERFILRERGSATREVTEETLEKFRVPITVVMELGSNEAIKAAVQSGLGVSIISRRVVLKEIRMKALVTHTFLDARMERDLYMVYHRDKYLSSPVRALIETAMMAFK, from the coding sequence ATGAACCTCCATCAGCTTGAGATCTTTTACGCCGTGAGCAAGAACGGGAGCTTCACCCAGGCAGGGAACGAGCTCCTCCTCACCCAGCCGGCGGTGAGTATCCAGATTCACAGGCTCGAGGAGGAATACCGGACCAGGCTCTTCGATCGGGTCGGCAAGAAGGTGATCCTCACCGAGGCGGGAAAGGTTCTCTTCGACTATGCCGCCAGGATTCTGGAGCTCTCCAAACAGGCCGAGTCGGCCCTCCAGGACCTCCAGGAGATCAAGACGGGCAGCCTGAATATCGGTGCAGGTCTCACCCTGGGAGCTTACTATGTTCCCGAGATCATTAACCGATTCTCGAAGAAATACCCTCATATCTCAATCCGCATGCATCTGGGCAACTCCTTCAGGATCACCGAGAACATCCTCTCCTTCAAAGAGGATCTTGGCTTTGTCGCCAGGGTCCACCATCAGGACAGGCTCGCGGTGCTCCCCTTTTTCAGGGAAGAGCTGGTGCTCATCACATCCGGCAACCATCCCCTGGTGGGAAAAAAGGAACTATCGGTTCGTGACATTAAGGGGGAACGATTCATCCTTCGGGAGCGAGGATCCGCCACCCGAGAGGTGACGGAGGAAACACTCGAGAAGTTCCGGGTTCCCATCACGGTGGTCATGGAACTCGGAAGCAACGAGGCCATCAAGGCCGCGGTCCAGAGCGGCCTCGGAGTTTCCATCATTTCCCGGCGAGTGGTTCTCAAGGAGATCAGGATGAAAGCCCTGGTTACCCACACTTTCCTGGACGCGCGTATGGAGCGGGATCTGTACATGGTCTATCACAGAGACAAGTACCTTTCATCCCCTGTCCGTGCCTTGATCGAGACGGCCATGATGGCGTTCAAATGA